The Solanum lycopersicum chromosome 2, SLM_r2.1 DNA window ATTTTGGAAGAAGAGTCTCTCTTCTTTTCTAACCAAACAGGGGGTGGGGAATAGGTATTCTCTTCaatgttttatctttttaactGACATCTATACTAACATTGTATATGAGCATAAATGCAGTAGCTGTGAGATATCAGTAGCGGCAACAGAAAATGCCAGCCCAGAAGATTGAAACTGGTCACAATGACACAGTTCACGATGTTACTATGGACTATTATGGAAAACGTGTGGCTACAGCATCTTCTGATACCACCATAAAAATAACTGGTGTGAGCAACAATGCTGCTTCGCAACACCTTGCTACGTTGAGTGGCCATACGGGCCCTGTTTGGCAGGCTGGCTGGGCTCACCCCAAATTTGGCTCAATCCTTGCGTCCTGTTCCTATGATGGTAAGGTAATAATCTGGAAGGAAGGCAATCAGAATGAGTGGGCACAAGCTCATGTTTTTAGCGAGCACAAATCATCGGTTAATTCCATCTCCTGGGCTCCTCATGAACTTGGGCTTTGCTTGGCTTGTGGTTCTTCTGATGGTAATATTTCAGTGCACACCGCCAGGTCAGATGGTGGTTGGGACACTACAAGAATTGACCAAGCTCATCCAGTTGGGGTAACATCAGTTTCATGGGCGCCTTCAATGGCTCCTGGTGCTTTAGTTGGTGCAGGTGTGCTTGAACCTGTTCAAAAGCTGGCATCTGGTGGATGTGATAACACTGTTAAAGTTTGGAAGTTGTATAATGGTGTTTGGAAGATGGATTGCTTCCCTGCACTTCAGATGCACACTAACTGGGTGAGAGATGTAGCTTGGGCACCAAACTTGGGACTTCCAAAGTCAACAATTGCTAGTGCTTCAGAGGATGGTACGGTTGTCATATGGACTGTGGGAAAGGAGGGAGATCAGTGGGAGGGCAAGGTTCTAAAAGACTTCAAATCTCCTGTTTGGAGAGTCTCATGGTCTCTTACCGGAAACTTGTTGGCAGTTGCAGCTGGGGATAACAATGTCACTTTGTGGAAAGAAGCTGTTGATGGGGAGTGGCAACAGGCCTCCACTGTTGACCAATAGAGCTGGAACTTGGGAAGTAATAGAATTCATGTTTTTGTGTTCTCTTTCTACCATTCAGACCTTTTTCCTAGCTGAGGCCTGAGTGAGAGTTAGCCCTTTAATTAAGGACTGTTTACTTTGATTTGATTCTTCTCGTTTACTCAGTATGCATTCAATTTCACTTCAGCTAT harbors:
- the LOC101265789 gene encoding protein transport protein SEC13 homolog B; amino-acid sequence: MPAQKIETGHNDTVHDVTMDYYGKRVATASSDTTIKITGVSNNAASQHLATLSGHTGPVWQAGWAHPKFGSILASCSYDGKVIIWKEGNQNEWAQAHVFSEHKSSVNSISWAPHELGLCLACGSSDGNISVHTARSDGGWDTTRIDQAHPVGVTSVSWAPSMAPGALVGAGVLEPVQKLASGGCDNTVKVWKLYNGVWKMDCFPALQMHTNWVRDVAWAPNLGLPKSTIASASEDGTVVIWTVGKEGDQWEGKVLKDFKSPVWRVSWSLTGNLLAVAAGDNNVTLWKEAVDGEWQQASTVDQ